In the Euryarchaeota archaeon genome, one interval contains:
- the rmuC gene encoding DNA recombination protein RmuC: protein MAEIEVLGLLVLNLLVLGVVAFLVARRAPAGDNPRVEAEMRTVREKVDAVNTSTAVLQERTGALPRVEAALKSLEIGVGALPAMASKVDEIHATFTDTTVKGKIGEAAVEAVLSRLPTDLWERQYPLGGGTVDFIVRMPNGLMLPIDAKMSGSELVGDLVAAIGRSNSENGAGAEEARLVARDLARDIGARLYSQAEKIRKYTKEATGVLPVVLEAVPGPVFDSVGHSVKSDCSKIGVEVVSYDMLLPLISVLRSQNTHDVESIQRATASVERVRRSFEKIDEILVNKVGKARTMLANAQAEIEAELTNARSALAGMDP, encoded by the coding sequence ATGGCCGAAATCGAGGTGCTTGGGCTCTTGGTGCTGAACCTGCTCGTCCTTGGCGTGGTGGCGTTCCTTGTGGCAAGACGCGCTCCGGCAGGCGACAATCCGCGCGTGGAGGCGGAGATGCGGACGGTGCGCGAGAAAGTCGACGCAGTGAACACGTCGACGGCCGTTCTACAGGAGCGGACCGGCGCCCTGCCACGCGTCGAGGCCGCCTTGAAGTCCCTGGAGATAGGCGTCGGTGCGTTGCCGGCCATGGCGTCAAAGGTCGACGAGATCCACGCGACGTTCACCGACACGACGGTCAAGGGCAAGATTGGCGAGGCTGCCGTCGAGGCGGTGCTGTCGCGACTTCCGACCGATCTCTGGGAGCGCCAATACCCCCTCGGCGGGGGCACGGTGGACTTCATCGTCCGGATGCCAAACGGCCTCATGCTGCCCATCGATGCGAAGATGAGCGGGTCGGAGCTTGTCGGAGACCTGGTGGCGGCGATCGGACGCTCGAACTCGGAAAACGGCGCCGGAGCCGAGGAAGCGAGACTCGTCGCCCGGGACCTCGCAAGAGACATCGGGGCCAGGCTCTACTCGCAGGCCGAGAAGATCCGCAAGTACACGAAAGAAGCCACAGGGGTGCTTCCCGTGGTCCTTGAAGCGGTGCCCGGGCCCGTATTCGACTCCGTAGGGCATTCGGTGAAGTCCGATTGTTCAAAGATCGGCGTGGAGGTAGTGAGCTACGACATGCTTCTTCCACTGATCTCGGTGCTTCGCAGCCAGAACACGCACGACGTGGAAAGCATCCAACGGGCGACCGCGAGCGTCGAGCGCGTGAGGCGTAGCTTCGAGAAGATCGACGAAATACTGGTGAACAAGGTCGGAAAGGCCAGGACCATGCTCGCCAACGCGCAAGCCGAGATAGAGGCAGAACTCACGAACGCAAGGTCTGCTCTCGCGGGCATGGATCCGTGA
- a CDS encoding cupin domain-containing protein gives MTAIVTSWNSVPFQKTPAGLKEKSVELEDRVMRLVEFPAGWREPEMCRRGHLGYVITGTMELRVGGHNVRLKPGDAIAIPEGTSHLAVTGTQSCLALIYQRKGENPPPSTATSL, from the coding sequence ATGACAGCGATAGTTACGTCGTGGAACTCGGTGCCTTTCCAAAAGACGCCGGCAGGCCTCAAGGAGAAATCAGTGGAGCTCGAAGACCGCGTCATGCGCCTCGTCGAATTCCCGGCTGGCTGGAGAGAGCCCGAGATGTGCAGACGCGGCCACTTGGGGTACGTGATCACCGGGACCATGGAGCTTCGGGTGGGAGGGCACAATGTACGCCTGAAACCCGGCGATGCGATCGCCATCCCGGAGGGCACTAGTCATCTCGCGGTCACGGGCACTCAAAGCTGCCTCGCGCTGATTTATCAACGTAAGGGCGAGAATCCGCCGCCGAGCACCGCGACGAGCCTTTAG
- a CDS encoding ABC transporter permease encodes MRSSRWPGGRDLRFERAAAVAKRVLVGVRADKRTLGIVIGAPILIFALFGAVFKAPDSGIQPRAVAPVMVGLFVFFLTYLLTAVSFLRERSAGTLERLYASPLSGSELIAGYFVSFGVLAAVQTTVLIGAGIGFLDMDVGEALPVAYLLTLLGAFTALGIGLFLSTLAENEFQVVQFVPVVLAPQAILGGVFVPIDRLPDYLRPVANAFPITYIIEGMKDITVRGGGFADATGELLVLSAFALGSVALTAAVVSRK; translated from the coding sequence ATGCGTTCCTCTCGATGGCCGGGGGGTCGCGACCTGCGGTTTGAACGGGCGGCGGCGGTCGCCAAGCGCGTCCTCGTCGGCGTCCGCGCGGACAAGAGGACCCTTGGAATCGTCATCGGCGCTCCGATCCTCATTTTCGCCCTTTTTGGGGCCGTGTTCAAGGCCCCGGATTCAGGTATCCAACCGCGGGCGGTGGCGCCCGTCATGGTCGGTCTCTTCGTCTTCTTCCTCACGTACCTGCTGACCGCGGTCTCCTTCCTTCGGGAGCGTAGCGCGGGCACCCTGGAGCGGCTCTATGCAAGTCCGCTTTCGGGCTCGGAACTCATAGCGGGTTACTTCGTGAGCTTCGGCGTCCTAGCGGCCGTACAAACTACCGTCCTCATAGGGGCGGGGATCGGTTTTCTCGATATGGACGTCGGCGAGGCGCTTCCCGTCGCGTACCTCCTGACGCTCTTGGGCGCTTTCACGGCTTTGGGGATCGGCCTTTTCCTTTCGACGCTTGCCGAGAACGAGTTCCAGGTCGTCCAATTCGTGCCCGTGGTCCTCGCCCCGCAGGCCATCCTCGGCGGCGTGTTCGTCCCAATCGACCGGCTCCCCGATTACCTTCGCCCGGTCGCCAACGCGTTCCCGATCACTTACATCATCGAAGGCATGAAGGACATCACCGTCCGAGGCGGTGGTTTCGCCGATGCCACTGGTGAGCTCCTCGTCCTCTCCGCCTTCGCCCTCGGCTCCGTTGCCCTCACCGCTGCCGTCGTGAGCCGGAAATAG
- a CDS encoding isocitrate/isopropylmalate dehydrogenase family protein → MTKGKYKIVLLGGDGTGPEVVAEGRRAMDAAAKRLNLNLEYEEFPCGGEYYLKTGKEWPDGSFDACKAADAILLGAVGWPGASLPSGDIAGAGIVFGLRFGLDLYANVRPTKLFPGVRHKIGEKFKQVWEPKDVDFVVIRENSEGEYTPARGHLTRGGKTELTTDTSIITRKGAERVIKYAFELSKTRNGAPKDGLRRVTCIDKSNVLRGSQFFREIFDEIAAGYQGIERDYAYIDAFCQWIIRNPEAYDVAVTTNMFGDIATDLASVLQGGMGMAAGGNIGDDHAMFEPIHGSSPKHAGKGIVNPMATILASSMMLEWLGKRHNDAKMVQGARLLEQAVAAVAAEGKTLTYDLGGSAKTGEVGGAVVQQVKTLPL, encoded by the coding sequence GTGACGAAGGGAAAATACAAGATAGTTCTGCTCGGCGGGGACGGCACCGGACCTGAAGTGGTCGCCGAAGGGCGAAGAGCGATGGACGCGGCCGCGAAGCGTCTCAACCTCAATCTCGAATACGAGGAATTCCCCTGCGGCGGCGAGTATTACCTCAAAACGGGCAAGGAGTGGCCGGACGGGTCGTTCGACGCTTGCAAGGCGGCGGACGCGATCCTCCTCGGCGCCGTCGGCTGGCCGGGAGCAAGTCTTCCCTCTGGCGACATCGCGGGCGCCGGCATCGTGTTCGGCCTCCGATTCGGCCTCGACCTGTACGCGAACGTCCGCCCCACGAAATTGTTTCCAGGGGTCCGCCACAAGATCGGCGAGAAGTTCAAGCAGGTCTGGGAACCGAAGGACGTGGATTTCGTCGTCATCCGGGAGAACAGCGAAGGCGAATACACTCCAGCCCGAGGCCACCTTACGCGCGGTGGCAAGACGGAGCTCACTACCGACACGTCGATCATCACAAGAAAAGGCGCAGAACGTGTGATCAAGTATGCGTTCGAACTTTCAAAGACGCGAAACGGAGCGCCGAAGGACGGTCTTCGACGCGTGACCTGCATCGACAAGTCGAACGTGCTCCGGGGCTCACAGTTCTTCAGGGAGATCTTCGACGAGATCGCGGCCGGCTACCAGGGCATCGAGCGCGATTACGCATACATCGACGCGTTCTGCCAATGGATAATCCGAAATCCGGAAGCGTACGACGTGGCCGTGACGACCAACATGTTCGGCGACATCGCAACGGACCTCGCCTCCGTGCTCCAAGGCGGCATGGGGATGGCAGCGGGGGGAAACATCGGCGACGATCACGCGATGTTCGAGCCCATCCACGGGTCGAGCCCGAAGCACGCTGGAAAGGGAATAGTGAACCCTATGGCGACGATCCTCGCATCGTCGATGATGCTTGAATGGCTTGGGAAGCGGCACAATGACGCGAAGATGGTACAAGGCGCGCGCCTCCTTGAACAAGCTGTCGCCGCCGTGGCGGCCGAGGGGAAGACGTTGACCTACGACCTCGGCGGCTCGGCGAAGACGGGAGAGGTCGGGGGCGCCGTGGTCCAACAAGTGAAGACGCTTCCCCTGTAG
- a CDS encoding ABC transporter ATP-binding protein encodes MGAAIDVKGLAKSYKRIVALAGVDLTLEPGTIMGLVGPNGSGKTTAIRCILGIEKADRGEVSVLGRPMPQGRKRVLESVGYMPQDMALYPDLTVSANLDFFARVFGIKGSERKEAEAKALDVVKLADRADSKIGELSGGMRRRASLACAIQHSPSLLILDEPTVGVDPDLRANMWATFREMTAAGAAILLTTHYLEEAERCDRVLFIREGKLIGNGTPAELLSRTGTKRLEDAFLSMAGGSRPAV; translated from the coding sequence ATGGGCGCTGCCATCGACGTGAAGGGCCTCGCGAAGTCCTACAAGCGCATCGTCGCCCTCGCAGGCGTCGACCTCACGTTGGAGCCAGGGACGATAATGGGCCTCGTCGGCCCGAACGGGTCTGGAAAGACCACGGCCATCCGATGCATCCTTGGGATTGAAAAAGCCGACCGTGGTGAAGTGTCGGTCCTCGGCCGACCCATGCCCCAAGGCCGAAAACGGGTCCTCGAAAGCGTCGGCTACATGCCGCAAGACATGGCCCTTTACCCCGACCTCACGGTATCCGCGAACCTCGACTTCTTCGCACGGGTGTTCGGTATCAAAGGAAGCGAACGCAAGGAAGCCGAGGCGAAGGCCTTGGACGTGGTGAAGCTCGCCGACAGGGCCGATTCCAAGATCGGCGAACTTTCAGGCGGAATGCGTAGGCGGGCGTCGCTCGCTTGCGCGATCCAACACTCCCCGTCGCTACTCATCCTCGACGAGCCCACCGTCGGCGTCGACCCGGACCTTCGCGCGAACATGTGGGCCACGTTCCGGGAGATGACGGCGGCCGGCGCCGCGATCCTCCTCACGACCCACTACTTGGAAGAGGCCGAACGATGCGATCGGGTCCTCTTCATCCGCGAGGGGAAGCTGATCGGGAACGGAACACCCGCGGAACTCCTTTCGCGCACCGGGACGAAGAGACTCGAGGATGCGTTCCTCTCGATGGCCGGGGGGTCGCGACCTGCGGTTTGA